Proteins encoded within one genomic window of Euwallacea similis isolate ESF13 unplaced genomic scaffold, ESF131.1 scaffold_46, whole genome shotgun sequence:
- the LOC136418925 gene encoding uncharacterized protein: MELGSAESLSENDEFRELLHARRILTKRLSRFEQYLRENRDIQETVQLEIRLKNVEEDYNQFDKVQSRLEFLSLNEEEQRIEIESAYFNLISELKQLINSISKNQNSTNTHLGKQNSPRGLGKLPDLGLRSFYGNYETWFSFKNIFDSLVHSRTDLSETEKLLYLKLCCKGDALNLIDSLDITPDNYTIALNLLQKRYENKKAVINIHAKGLVLNLPNANKGSSVNIRKLIDAVQQHKSSLGKLKLPVDQWDVLLIPIILNKLDDSTNQEWERKQCNTELPTVDQLMEFLTEKCRSLEAVRGFSTVHSNKHDRDRMQNKGHEKRNESHQFKNYSYSLTEKINKCYICTENHFIHQCPRFIQLSVSDKYNEIRRHKLCSNCLRPGHLKQECRSRGCKKCNQKHNSTLHIEKRSGSEHVQNSSNSSTNEPSSSLTEHESSISSPSNPSAHDVLRRYGESKQSTVLTIGQSNAVTYDTENNPLALSSLGIDKNQVLLSTATILISDRKGNWHKCNALLDCGSQSNLMTENFCRKLNLSPQTIDLSLSGISQIVTKINQRVHTKIKSRFNQYESNIAFLVLPILTENLPSFRFPSSVLQIPTNINLADEKFNEPKQIDVLLGVDIFYNLLGSGKLKLGKGLPMLQETSLGWVISGNLICRESQSRKVVCNLATSISNKTLNDSLTKFWQIEEFENVKFLSKEENYCEEYFNQTTTRDMDNSFVVRYPFNNQTDFSLGDSKSNALKRLKNVEKRLEKDKDLKKQYVEFMTEYENLGHMTLQGPIEKDISIPNNSYFLPHSAVLKNSITTKCRVVFDASCKTSLGISLNDTLLVGPVVQDDLYSILIRLRLRKIVLSADIKMMYRCIKIHEEERNFQKILWRANLNDPINVYKLNTVTYGTSSAPFQATRCLIELAERNKDRYPRTAEIIKRSFYMDDLLVSIDSETDALQIYRELDDILSQANFKLRKWSSNSNIVLNSILQANSNENHDNLILPHEDKHIKTLGISWDPKQNTLKYSVNIKYEPSRVTKRTILSKISQIFDPLGLIGPALTKAKLIIQALWKLHIGWDQVVPNDLRQIWEEFSNELECLNEYKIDRLVIPTKTAHIRLYGFSDSSEKAYGACIYVASEDESGSRELRLLTGKSRVAPAKKLTLPRLELLAAHLLAKLMNTVRQILDIQISDVRYFTDSSIVLAWLKIDPAHLKTFVANRVAKINELTKITEWAHVPSKANPADVISRGLSPRELLGCDLWFHGPEFLKKNTSRTEANLDSHEVPVDVLPELKNNHTTVYKTTSVNSNNYGLNIFDRFSTFFKLHRVVGYICRLKNRCRKVMNKSTALTVEELNESLLLLVKLVQRDSFEKEISDLSKSKKLPSETNHLIKWHFIPARSAHMGGLWEAAVKSTKFHLRRVLGESSLTYEEMYTLLVKIEACLNSRPLMPISNDINDYAPLTPAHFLIGDSLASLPQPDYQNAVISRLSHYERLQQLQQHFWNSWSRDYLTNLQTRCKWKNTVDKTIDIGALVLLVEHNTAPLRWILARVVELHEGKDHVIRVVSVRLPSGTISRRSLSKICPLPMNNK, encoded by the exons ATGGAACTAGGCTCAGCAGAGTCTCTTAGCGAGAACGATGAATTTAGAGAACTTTTGCACGCTcgcagaattttaactaaacgtttatcccgttttgaacagtaccttcgtgaaaacagagatattcaagaaacagttcaattagaaatccgCCTCAAGAACGTGGAGGAGGACTATAATCAGTTCGATAAAGTACAATctcgtctagaatttttaagcttaaacGAAGAAGAACAACGGATTGAAATCGAATCagcctactttaatttaatttcagaattaaagcagttaataaattcaattagcaaaaatcaaaatagtactaatactcatttaggaaaacaaaattcaccaAGAGGTCTAGGAAAATTACCGGATTTAGGCTTACGttcattttatggcaattatgaaacttggttcagtttcaaaaacatatttgattccTTAGTCCATAGCAGAACCGACTTgagtgaaacagaaaaattgttatatctaaaattatgttgtaaagGCGATGCGCTAAATCTCATAGACTCTCTCGACATAACTCCCGATAATTATACAATCGctttaaatctgttacaaaaaagatatgagaataaaaaggcAGTTATTAACATTCACGCTAAAGGCTTAGTTCTTAATTTACCAAACGCGAATAAAGGATCatctgtaaatattagaaaattaatagatgcagttcagcaacataaatcatcattaggaaaattaaaattacccgtggatcaatgggatgttttgttgataccgataatattaaacaaactggaTGATAGTACTAATCAGGAGTGGGAGCGGAAACAATGTAATACTGAATTGCCGACTGTTgatcaattaatggaatttttaaccgaaaaatgtCGTTCGTTGGAAGCGGTTCGCGGCTTCTCAACCGtacattcaaataaacatgatagggatagaatgcaaaacaaaggccacgagaaaagaaacgaatcacatcagtttaagaattattcgtattctttgaccgaaaaaatcaataagtgtTACATCTGTACTGAAAatcatttcattcatcaatgTCCTCGTTTTATCCAATTATCAGTGTCGGAcaaatataacgaaattcGAAGACATAAATTGTGTAGCAACTGTTTACGTCCAGGGCATCTGAAACAGGAATGTAGATCAAGAggatgcaaaaaatgcaaccaaaaacataatagcaCGTTACATATAGAGAAACGTTCAGGAAGTgaacatgttcaaaattctagCAACAGCAGCACTAATGAACCTTCCTCATCATTAACTGAACATGAATCATCGATCAGTTCTCCATCTAATCCTTCGGCTCACGATGTATTGAGAAGGTATGGAGAATCCAAACAATCTACAGTTTTAACAATCGGCCAAAGTAACGCGGTCACGTACGATACGGAAAACAATCCTTTGGCATTATCATCGTTAggtattgataaaaatcaagtactACTATCTACGGCTACCATTCTCATCTCAgacagaaaaggaaattggcatAAATGCAATGCCTTACTCGATTGCGGAAGccagtcaaatttaatgacagaaaacttCTGCAGAAAGTTAAACTTAAGTCCCCAAACAATTGACCTTTCATTATCAGGTATCAGTCAAATTGTCACAAAGATTAATCAGCGAGTgcacacgaaaataaaatccaggttcaaccaatatgaatctaacatagcatttttggttttgcccATTCTTACCGAAAATCTACCCTCATTTAGATTTCCCAGTTCGGTACTTCAAATTCCAACAAATATCAATCTagctgatgaaaaatttaatgaaccaaaacaaattgatgttttattaggggtagatatattttataatctatTAGGTTCgggtaaacttaaattaggaaagggATTGCCAATGTTACAAGAAACCTCTTTAGGCTGGGTAATATCgggcaatttaatatgcagaGAATCTCAAAGTCGGAAAGTAGTGTGCAACCTTGCGActagtatttcaaataaaacattaaatgattcgttgacgaaattctggcagattgaagagtttgaaaatgttaaattcctatcaaaggaagaaaattattgtgaggaatattttaatcaaactacAACCCGCGACATGGACAACAGTTTTGTCGTAAGGTATCCGTTCAATAATCAAACAGATTTTAGTCTGGGTGACTCCAAATCGAATGCCCTAAaacggttaaaaaatgtagagaaaaggTTAGAAAAGGACAAGGACCTCAAGAAGCAGTACGTAGAATTTATGACGGAATATGAGAACTTAGGCCACATGACGCTTCAAGGACCCATTGAAAAGGACATCTCTATTCCaaacaattcttattttttaccccACAGTGCGGTACTAAAGAATTCTATTACCACGAAGTGTCGCGTCGTTTTTGATGCAAGCTGCAAAACAAGTTTAGGAATTTCCCTGAATGACACGCTTTTGGTAGGACCAGTAGTACAAGATGACttgtactcaattttgatacgtctaagacttcgcaaaattgttttgagcgcggacatcaaaatgatgtaccgatgtataaaaattcatgaggaaGAACGTAACTTCCAAAAGATACTATGGCGAGCAAATCTTAATGATCCGAttaatgtgtataaactcAACACGGTAACGTATGGCACATCGAGTGCACCCTTTCAAGCCACACGTTGCTTGATAGAATTGGCCGAGCGCAACAAAGACAGGTATCCACGAacagcagaaataattaaacgttcGTTCTACATGGATGACCTGTTGGTTAGCATTGATTCGGAAACAGAtgcattgcaaatttatagggaactagacgatattttaagtcaagctaattttaaattgagaaaatggtcGTCCAACAGTAACATAGTTCTAAACAGTATCCTACAAGCAAACAGTAACGAAAATCACGACAATTTAATTCTACCTCATGAagataaacatataaaaactcTTGGAATCAGCTGGGATCCTAAACAAAATACTCTGAAGTattcagtaaatattaaatacgagCCATCCCGTGTTACCAAAAGGACTattctttcgaaaatttcgCAGATCTTTGACCCGCTTGGGTTGATAGGTCCCGCATTAACTAAGGCCAAGTTAATCATTCAAGCTCTATGGAAATTACATATCGGTTGGGATCAAGTAGTCCCGAATGACCTAAGACAGATTTGGGAGGAATTCTCGAATGAACTGGAGTGCCTCAATGAATACAAGATCGATAGGCTTGTAATTCCAACAAAGACGGCCCATATAAGATTGTACGGATTTTCTGATAGCTCCGAAAAGGCTTACGGAGCCTGTATTTACGTGGCCTCGGAGGATGAGTCAGGTAGTCGCGAATTACGACTGTTGACAGGAAAATCAAGGGTAGCTCCAGCTAAAAAATTGACCTTGCCTCGACTTGAGCTTCTAGCGGCCCACCTTTTAGCCAAACTAATGAATACGGTAAgacaaattttagacatacaAATATCAGACGTACGATACTTCACGGATTCTAGTATTGTTTTGGCATGGTTGAAAATTGATCCTGCTCACCTTAAGACCTTTGTTGCCAATCGAgtggcaaaaattaatgaattgacCAAGATAACGGAGTGGGCTCACGTGCCAAGCAAGGCCAACCCTGCAGATGTAATATCGAGAGGATTGAGCCCAAGGGAATTGCTGGGATGTGATCTTTGGTTTCACGGTcccgaatttttaaagaaaaacacatcAAGGACGGAAGCGAACTTAGATAGCCATGAGGTTCCCGTCGATGTCTTgcccgaattaaaaaataatcataccaCAGTATATAAAACAACGAGTGTAAATAGCAACAACTACGgacttaacatttttgatagattttctaCCTTCTTCAAACTGCACAGAGTAGTAGGTTACATATGCAGACTTAAAAATCGATGCCGCAAAGTGATGAATAAGTCAACAGCCTTGACAGTTGAAGAATTAAACGAGTCACtgcttttattagtaaaattggtTCAACGGGATAGCttcgaaaaggaaatttccgacttatccaaaagtaaaaaactcccaagcgaaa CCAATCATTTGATAAAGTGGCATTTCATACCCGCGCGTAGTGCCCATATGGGAGGATTGTGGGAGGCGGCGGTGAAATCGACTAAGTTTCATCTTCGCCGCGTCTTAGGTGAATCATCTCTAACATACGAAGAGATGTACACcctattagtaaaaatcgaaGCTTGTCTCAACTCGCGACCACTAATGCCAATCTCAAACGACATAAACGACTATGCACCCTTAACTCCCGCGCATTTCCTTATTGGTGACTCGTTGGCAAGTTTACCACAACCCGACTACCAGAACGCCGTTATCTCTCGCTTATCTCATTACGAACGACTTCAACAACTCCagcagcatttttggaatagttgGTCCAGAGactatttgacaaatttgcaaactcgaTGTAAATGGAAGAACACTGTAGATAAAACCATAGATATTGGAGCATTAGTTTTACTGGTGGAACACAATACTGCCCCACTGCGCTGGATTTTAGCTCGAGTTGTCGAACTCCACGAAGGAAAGGATCATGTGATACGTGTAGTGTCAGTGCGCTTACCCAGTGGAACTATATCGCGAAGATCATTGTCGAAAATATGCCCATTGCCCatgaataacaaataa